The region TGCACATTCCCGATGGTCTATTGCCCCCCCAGATGGTGGCGGGGGGTTATGCAGTAACGGGGTTGGCTACCTGGTATTGTTTACGGCAAATTAACCATCAAGGACATACCCTAGAAAACATTCCCAAAGCTTCGTTACTGACGGCGGCTTTTTTTGTTGCTTCCTCCCTTTATATTCCCCTGCCCCCAGTGAGTGTCCACCTGGTGCTCAATGGTTTATTGGGGGTAATACTGGGCTATTTTGCCCTGCCCGCCATTTTGATTGGCCTCTTTTTTCAAGCTTTAATGGTGGGGCACGGAGGACTGACCACCTTGGGTATTAATGGGGTGTTAATGGGTTTGCCGGCCCTAGCGGCCTATCACATCTTTCAACTGCGCCATGGGCTAGAAAAATTTCTACCAGAGTCCTGGTCCACCGGCATTTGTGCTTTTTTGGGCGGCAGTGGGGGTTTGGCTTTAACTGTGCTAATTTTCATTGCCCTGACTCTGGTTAGTTTACCGACTGGGTTAGACCCCACCGCTGAACACCGGGCTATTTTAGTGTTGGCCTTAGGGCATTTACCCCTAATACTACTGGAGGGGATCTTCACTGCTATGGTGGTTTTATTTTTGCAACGGGTGAAACCAGAATTATTGGAGGGTTAGGCCGTGGGCTTGATTGGGTTGGAAACCTATGTGCCTGGGCGATCGCCAATGCATCGTTGGGAACCCAGGCAAAAACTAGTCAGCCTCATGGCATTGATGTTTGCCTTGGCCATGGTGCAAAGGGTTTGGTTGGTGATTCCCATGGTGGGCGTGACTGCATTGCTCTATCGATTATCCGGTTTACCCTTGAGCTTTCTTCGCCAACGCTGGAGTTATCCTGGCTTGTTCATCTTGGCGGTGGTTATTTTACTGCCCTTTACCAGTGGGGAAACGGTGCTGGGGCAGTGGGGATGGATCAGCGTTCGTGGGGAGGGGTTAACGACCATGGTGCTCATTGTTGGGCGCTTTTTTTCCATTCTTACCCTCGGTTTTATTCTCTTTGGCACCACCCCTTTTTTAACTATAGTCAGATGTTTACGTAGCTTGGGTTTACCTCCTTTGATGGCGGATATGGCCCTGTTGGCCTACCGTTACCTATACGACATTGGCCATACTCTCCGCACCATGAAACAAGCAATGCAACTACGGGGTCTAGGCCAACGGCCGACCAAACGGCGATCGGTAGCTCACTGGGCCATGTTGTTGGGTAATCTTTTGCTCCGTAGTTATGAACAATCCCAACGGGTTTACCAAGCCATGATTCTGCGGGGTTACGGTCAAACAACTTTCCTGGGGGGCACAGTAACGACAACGGTAGAGCAGTTATCCACTGGTTGGGGCTTAACGGTGGCCGTATTGGCGATCGCCGTCGGTTTTGTGGTGGCGGAGGTGAGCCTATGACTTTAAGCAATGTGCGGAGTATGGACCAGAGCCGGGAGGAGCAAACAATTCCATTTCTAGAACCCAACGCAATCACAGTGCGGGAACTATGCTTTGCCTATGTCCGCCAGGCACCAGTGTTGGACAACCTATCGTTGCAGGTTGCCCCCAAGGAGCGGCTAGGGATCATTGGCCACAATGGTTGCGGCAAGACCACCTTATTTTTACTACTCTGTGGACTGCTCAAACCCAGCGCTGGCACCATCGAGTTATGGGGCTTTCCCCTGCAACCGGGGAAATTTTTACCGGAAGTGGGGTTATTGTTTCAAAATCCCACCGACCAACTATTTGCCACTTCTGTGTGGGACGACATTGCCTTTGGCCCGCAAAATATGGGCCTGTCAGAGGAAGCGGTAGCCCAACGAGTAACCCAGGCCGCCCAGTTAACGGGGGTTACTGCTTTGCTAGAACGATTACCCCATCATCTGTCCGGGGGAGAAAAACAAATGGTGGCGATCGCCGGTTTGTTGGCCATGGCCCCGAAAATTCTCTTCTGTGACGAACCCACGGCTAGCTTGGACATCAGGGCCCGTCGTCAGTTAATTGACTTTTTGCAACAGTTCCAGGAAACGTTACTGATTTCCTCCCATGATCTGGAATTTGTTCTAGAAGTCTGTGATCGGGTGATCGTCATTGATCAAGGGCAGATTGTCGCCGATGGTGGGGCAGAGGAAATTATGGGTAACCAAACCCTGATGGTAAGTCATGGTTTAGAAAGCCCCTATTCCCTCCGTTAATGGCGCTCAGCGAACCGTGGGGAAAGCTCAGATCCACCTCCCTAGAATTCCAGCACAACCAGATAGACCAGGCCTAGACAAGTTAATGAGCACTAGTCCAAAGGGTTTCCTGGCTGACAATTTCTCCGTTACTCCGTAACCAAACCAGGGTAATTTTTTCCACGGTACCATTAACCAAAGTCACCAGGGAAAAATTACGGGCAGGGGGCAAACTGCCTTTTTCCGTTTGGATGCGGGGCACACAGGCCGCATTGAGATATACCGTTCCTTGATGATCTACATAAACCCTATCCCGCAGACGATCCTGGCGATGTCTAAGGCGATGGTGCATATGGCCGAAGGTCACCAATGGTACTTGTTTACCTTGTTCCCGCACAGAGGCGATCGCCCAAGCCAAATCGGGATCGCCAAAATCGCCCCCCAAGGGGTTCCAATCCCGACCACAGATGGATTCTGGATGATTGCCTAAGCCGGTGGGACCATTATGGGCCAAAAAAATTAACGTTTCATGGGGGCTAGCCAGGGCCGTTGCGGCAATCTGGGTTTGGGACTGGGTAAAGTTTTCCATGCCATACCGTTCCCGCAAAAAGTGTTTATTTTTCCATTCATTGCCCCCCCAGGTAAAGGGCCTGCCCCCCACCACCGAGAGGCCAAATTGCTGAAAATCCCGGCGGCCATAGCTAACATCCGCCACCCCCAGTAGTTCCTGCTGAGCTTTCACCCGGTCTTCCTTTTGGCGATCGTAGGGGCACTTTTTGCGGCCCCAATCGGAGGCGGTGAACCAAGCATCGTGGTTACCAAATACCGTGGCCTTGGGGATGGTTAAAGAGGCAATTAAGCTGACCACCGGCAATGATTCGTTGCCAAAATCACCCACAAATAGCACTAAATCTACAGCGACGGCCTGGAGGGCTTGGTGGTCTGCCAATTCCCATTGGTCATGGATATCACCCACAACGGCCAGGGTAATGGTTGCAGTAGGTTGGGAGGCCATTAACTCTCTTCACTTTCTGCGGTTTCCGCTAATTCTTCTTCCCCAGAAGGGGGAACCAGGGCCACAGCGGCGATCGCATCGTCGGCATCTAACCTTTGTACCCGTACCCCGGTGGCACTACGAGACTGGGGGGAAATATCGTTCACAGACTGGCGAATAATAATGCCCCGATTGGTGACAATCATCAATTCGTCGTCGAAGTTGACCACATGGAGAGCCACTAGCTGATCATCCTTGGATTTGAAGCGGATGGCCTTCACTCCCAAACCAGCCCGGTGTTGCAAGCGGAACTGACCCACCGGCACCCGTTTGCCAAACCCCTTCATGGTTACCCCCAGTAACCAAGGGCCAGGATTTTCGCTTTCTTCTAAAATGGCATCGCTATCGGGGCCCAAATCCTCGTCCGCTTCATCATCACCTCCAACACCAATGTTGGCCACCACTTGGCTGGGCAAAATGTCCATGCTAATGAGGGCATCCCCCGAGCGGAGGCGCATGGATTTAACTCCTCTGGTGGCCCGACCCAGGGCCCGCAGTTCGTCCTGATCCGCTTTGAAGTGGATGGCCATGCCCTTTTGAGAGCCAATGATAATGCTATCTTCTGCTTTGGCTAAGCGCACCCAGCGCAACTGGTCTCCTTCTACCAAAGAGATGGCGATCAGACCGTTGGAGCGGATGTTACTGAAGGCGGACAGGGCCGTTTTTTTGATGTAGCCCTGCTTGGTCAGCATGATGAAATAGGTATCGTCATCAAATTCTGAGACGGAAACCAGGGACGTAATTTTTTCATCCTTGGGGATGGGCAACATTTGCACAATGGGGACTCCCCGGGCGGTGCGAGAAGCGATGGGAATTTGGTAGGCACTGAGGCTGTAAACTACCCCCCGATCACTAAAGAACAGCACCTTGTCGTGGTCGCAACAGGAAAGGAAATGCTCCACTCCGTCGTCTTCCTTAATTTTGGCAGCGGCTTTACCCCTGGTGGCCCGGTTTTGGGTGCCAAAGGTGTTGGCGGGCATTCGTTTGATGTAGCCCTGTTCCGTCAATAAAATTAAAGCTTGGTCATTGGCAATTAAATCTGTGTCGATCAGTTCCCCGTCTTCTTGGACAATAACGGTGCGGCGGGGGGTGGCGTGGATGGCTTTAATTTGGGCCAGTTCTTCTTCAATAATGGCGTTGACCCTTTCCCGGCGAGCGAGGATGTCCTGGAGGTCGGCAATTTTAGCCTGCAATTCTTCGTGCTCAGCGGTGATCTTATCCGCTTCTAGGGCGGTTAAGCGTCGTAATTGCATTTGCAAAATGGCGTCGGCCTGCACTTCCGACAAGGCAAAGCCTTCCACCAATTCAGTTTTGGCGCTGGCGGTGTCGGCGGCGGCCCGGATGAGGCGAATTACTGCATCTAAATTATCCAAGGCAATTAGTAAACCCTGGAGGAGATGGTCCCTTTCCTCTGCTTTACGCAGTTCGTAGCGAGTGCGGCGGGTGATGGTTTCCACACGGAAATCCAGGAACACCGTCAGGAATTTTTTGATGGTTAAAACCTGGGGTTCTCCATCTACCAGGGCTAGCAAATTGGCGCCAAAGTTGCTCTGGATGGGGGTTTGCTTATAAAGATTATTGAGCACCACCCGGGCATAGGCATCCCGTTTCAGTTCGATTACAATTCTCATGCCGTCCCGGTCGCTCTCGTCCCGGATGTCGGCAATGCCATCGATTTTTTTGTCGTTAACTAAGTCGGCAATGCGTTCGATTAAAGATGCTTTATTGGTTTGGTATGGCAACTCGGTGATGATAATCGCATCCCGGTCTGGACGGCCTGGATGTTCCATGGTCTCAATGCTGGCCACCCCCCGCATGGTGATGGAGCCCCGCCCGGTGAGATAGGCTTCCCGAATGCCCGATCGCCCGAGGATTTGGGCCCCGGTGGGAAAGTCAGGGCCGGGAATGATTTGCATCAGTTCCTGTTCGCTGATGTCGGGGTTTTGCACCACGGCAATCGCCGCGTCGATGACTTCCCCGAGGTTATGGGGAGGAATATTGGTGGCCATGCCCACGGCAATGCCGGAGGAACCATTGACCAAAAGTTGGGGAATGCGGGCGGGGAGCACCACCGGTTCCTGTTGGGAACCGTCAAAGTTATCAATGAAATCTACGGTTTCCGCTTCGATGTCCCGCAGGAGGGCATTGGTGGAAAGGGGTCTGAGTCTAGATTCTGTGTACCGCATTGCGGCGGCGGGGTCATTGTCAACGGAGCCAAAGTTGCCATGGCCGTCGATTAACGGTTCCCGCATGGAAAATTCCTGTGCCATACGCACCAGGGCGTCATACACCGCTGTGTCCCCGTGGGGGTGGTATTTTCCCAGCACTTCCCCCACCACCCGGGCACATTTCCGGAAGGGGCGATCGGGGGTGAGTCCCAACTCATACATGGCATAGAGAATGCGTCTATGGACTGGCTTGAGTCCATCCCGTGCATCGGGTAACGCCCGCCCGACAATCACACTCATGGCATATTCCAGGTATGAGCGCGACATTTCGTTTCTGAGGTCAGTCGCAATCAGGCGATCGGGCGAGTCAGTCATGCAATTACTCCAAGGCAGTTTGAAAGGTTTGAGTTGCGTTCCAATTCCCCCCAAGGGAACCGGGTAACAAGGCTCAAAACAGCCTCTATTCTACCATTGGCGAGGGTGGGAGCCTCCCCCCTAGTACTCTCTTCGATTGCTCCTCAATTTTCACTCTACAGTTTGTTTAAAAGTCCCTCTTATTCCTTAATTTTAAGGGGAAATCACCTCAAATTTACCTAGTATTACCAGAGTTTCCGTGGATCGTTTTAGAGGGCAGAATAAAACCCTGCAAACAAGTTCTGAGAAATTAGCCCTTATGGGAAGAAAATAACTTGGTGATCGCCATGGTGAATTAATTAATTACCATCCTTCTCTGATTTTGGTTGCTCGAAGCTAAATAGCTATCAGCATAAATTAAATTTATTTTTTGTCAGGTCAAGCCGATGTAATTAAGTCTAAAGCATCATTTATTTAGACTATTATAATCGACCATCTTAGCCAATTCTTCACTGGAATAGCGACCTTCAAAAGCTTCCGCCGCCGCCTCTGCCAGGGCAATTCGATAGGCATCAGTTAAAGCTTCCCTCAACTCTTCTGAGGATAAATAAGTCCCCTCTGCTTTACGTCGTTGATTAGTTTTTTGAATTTCGTCCACTGAGTTGACGATCAACAAATCCGACGAGCGGGTACTGAGTTTTTCTGCCTGTCGTTTAATTAAATGTAGTAGAAGTATCTTAGCATAATTACTAATTTTATTGATCTTATCGTCCCTACTCATTTCCGTCATTTCCTCCACCAACACCAGAGTGTCAGAAACATTTTCTTGGGACAATAACGTTTTCAGTTCTAACAATTCTTCCATTACTTTTCTCCCATAAACTAACTGTTTGAATTTGGACCAACAAATAACGAAGGCTAAGCGTAGGGATCGCCAAATAAGACGAAAGAACTGGTAATTTCCCGCAAAATTTTATCGGTGACTTCCCCCAGGGCCACTCCCCCCACCGATCGCCGCCGGAAAGAACGGAGCACCACTAGGTCAAAGGTGTGGGAAACCCGAACCAGTACTTTAGCGGCATCGTCATGGCAAATAACTTTAATCGGATAGTCCGCCGTGGCCCGACATTGGTTTAAAAACCGCTCCATTTCCCCTTTAAAAGCTTGCACCTGGGCCGGTGAAGTGTTGTAGGGACAAACGTGGAGCAGGGTAACAATGGCTCCATTGGTTTCCGCCAAGCGCTGGGTGAACTGGAATAGTTCCAAGGTTTGGGGGGTGAGATTTTTAATCGGGAAAAGAATGCGATGGAAAGAATGGGGGTCAGACAGAAGCCGCATCACTGCCACCGGACAGTGGGCTGACCAGAAAACACTATCGATGGTGCTGCCAAACAATTTAGCTCGTAAACCAAGGGACTGCTGACTCCAACCCATGATGATCAAGTCGGCATTTTTTTCCCTAGCTGTGTGGCTAATGGCCCGGGCGACATCGTCATCAATGCGCAGGGCTGGGTGGGCATCTATTTTCAGGGTGGTGGCCAGTTCCGTCGCCTGTTGCAATAAGATTTCGTTTCTGGTTAGCCTTCTAGTCAAACCCGGATCATCCATATGTACTGGTGCCTTGGCGATCGCTAGGGGAATCACCACCCCATTCTCATGGCGGGCGATCAAGGCTCCCATTTCCAATAAATAGCTCAGAGTTTGGGGATTCTGGGTGGGAACTAAAACCGTAAAGGTGGAAGCTTTGGGGGGCACCAGGGTAATCTCGCCATTCTCCCCCGGTAAAGCCGAGTCATCTTCCAGGTTGGACAGACTATTGGGGAGCGGAATTTTAGTGGCAAATTTGGCAGTCATCAAGGGGCCAATGATGGACGTGATTAGCATCAACACAATGATGGTGTTCAATACCGTTTCCGACACCAGGCGATCGCCAGAGGCATTAATTGCTTGATAACCGGCCACCGCCGCCGCCAATGTGGCCGCCACCTGGGGAATGGAAAGAGACCACATGGTTAAACCTTCTGTCCAGGTATAGCCTAATTTCAGTTGGGCCAGGATGGCCGCAACCCCCTTGGAGATGATCAGTCCTCCGACAATGGCCAGCACGAGGGGAAACAGGGTGGTGAGGGTAACCATAAAAGCCGGTAAATCCAACAATAGCCCAATACCAATAAAGAAAAAGGGAATGAATAAGGTAGTACCCAAAAATTCGACTTTTTCCTTGACTGGCCCGTTGCCCAAGACATCATTCACCGCCAGCCCGGCTAGGAAAGCCCCCACAATTTTGTCCACATTGATCAATTCCGACCCCACAGAAGCAAGGAACACTGCCAGCAATACGAAGAGAAATTGATTACTCTGCTCATCTCCGGTGCGACGAAAATATTCCTTCCCTGCCCAATCAAAGCCCACTAAAACCAAGGCACTGTAACCGGCGATCGCCACCAACTGTACAACTAAACCTGTCGGGGAAAAACTACCACTGTGGATGGAAATACAGATAGCCAAAACCAGTAAAGCGGCAATATCCGTGAAAATGGTAGCCCCAATGGTGACCATCACCGCCTGATTTCGCACAATGCCCAACCGTTGCACAATGGGATAGCCCAATAGGGTGTGAGACGCAAATAGGGAGCCCATCAACACAGAAGCATTGAGGGAGTAACCAAAAAGTTGACCCACGGCCAACCCCGTGAGCAAAGGAATGGCAAAGGTTAGAAAACCATAGAGCAAAGAACGGTTGCGGGTGCGGCGGAAGTCCACCATGTCGATTTCCAACCCCGCCACAAACATCAGGTAAATTTTGCCAATATCGGTGAAAAGCTTGATGCTTTCCGAATCCTGATCCAATACCCCTAGTCCACTTTTTCCCAATACAATGCCAGCGAACAAAAGACCTACCAATCCCGGTAGCTTGAGACGCTCAAAAATTGGCGGCAGAATCAGGGTCACCAATAATAAAATGGTGAAGTCCATTAAAGGATTACTCGGAATTGGTGCGAATAAGCCATCCATAAAGTGGGTGGAGATTGTTTAGGTCATAGGCAGGAGCCATGGGCATCATCATACCTTTCCGGCTCCCGATCGCCATTTCTCGTCCGTTGGCCCCTGTCAGCCTGGCCATTGTTCCAGCTTTACCCTTTACCCCCATGCCCAAACAGTATTTTTTCTCTGTCGGCCGAATTCCCCTCCTCCCAGTGGCATCGGCCATTGTTAGCGTTTTGGTCGATCCTCTGGCCATGTCTTCCCCGGCGATCGCCTTAGATTGCTCCAAAATGGGAGAACTAGCCCAGTACGATTCCCGCTGTTGGGAAAGTTTGCCCCCCACCATGGCCCCCAAAGCAGGTAACAGCAGTAGCCCCAGTGGAAGACCTAACTCAGCTTTGGGCAATGGATTGCAGGCTTTTCAAGGCACCTGGAAATTCGATTACGAAAAAACCATGGAGGGCTACCGAAAAAGCCCCGAATACAAACCAGAGGAAGACATCGAAGCACTGTCTGGACTGCTCAACTTTATGTTTGGCATGGTTTCCCTGAAAATTGTCGGAAACCAGTTACAGATGAGCGTTGCCGGTACCGGGGAAGTTACCACCATCGATTGCCAGGAGAACTCTAGCACCGCCACTGTGGTCATGGCCCAGTGCACCAAAGAAGGTGACACTAAAACAATTAAATTTGAAAATGTCTTACCGGGACAATATATGAGATTTAGTGCCGTGGGGGAAGACGATTGTCCCTACTGCGTTTGGCGTCGGGTGGGGCCATAGTTGAACCCTTGCCGCTACTATTCCCGTCACTTGAGTCGGAAGCCTTGCTAACAACCTTGCCCGGATTGGGGCCAATTGACCCCAAGCCATTGGATGAAACAGAATCCAGCCCAAACCATCTCCAAAAATCCATCAGCTATTATGACCCTTAATCTCTATTTTCTCCGCCACGGCGAAACCACCTCTAGCCAAACGGGAACTTTTTGTGGCCGTCTGGATATTGACCTCACTAGCCACGGCTATCAGATGGCCCACCAATTTGCTGAGGCTTACAAGGATGTGACTTGGACGGCTATTTTTGCCAGCCCCCTGCACCGCACCATGGCCACCGCCACCCCCCTGAGTGAGCTGATCAATGTACCCATCCAAAAACGGGACGGTCTCAAGGAAATTGCCTACGGGGAATGGGAGGGGAAAACCCCAGCGGAAGTGAATCAACAATTCCACGATGATTATGTGCGCTGGTTAGCTGATCCGGGTTGGAATGCTCCTTCTGGGGGAGAAAAGGGCATTGATATCGCCCGTCGTAGCTCTGAGGTGCTGGAGGAAATTGAACAAACTTTCAGCAACGGTAATGTGTTGGTGGTATCCCATAAGTCCACTATCCGCATTATGCTCTGTAGTCTGTTGGGCATTGACATTGGTCGTTTTCGAGACCGCATTGGTATGCCGGTGGCGGCGGTGAGTATTATCACCATGTCTGAACATGGCCCCCTGATCGAAGTGATGGGCGATCGTTCCCACCTCAACCAAGACCTGCGCGATCGTTACGGCACTTAAAAAATATCAAACAGACGATTAAATTTCTTTAAATTCATTGCCCACTGCCATGGTTTCGTTTCTCAACACAGAGTTTTTCTGTGCCATATTTTTGATTGGTTTGAGCTTGTTTAGCCCTTTCCCCTGGCCCAACCTAGGTTAAAATCCGCAGCGGGGGCAGTACGATGAACATATTTGCTATGCGATCGCCTAGTTTGCCATGAGTCACCGTGTTCTAGTTGTGGAAGAGGAAGAAAAGTTAGCCCGATTTATGGAGTTGGAGCTCAAATATGAAGGCTACGATGTCAGTGTAGCTAGGGATGGCCTAAAGGGCTTTAACCAGGCCCAGGAATTTCCCCCCGATTTAATCATTGTGGACGCAGCCCTGGCGGGTATGTCCGGTTTAGAGCTATGCCGACGGCTAAGGCAGATGGGCAGTCGCATTCCCGTTATCCTGATTACCGCCAAGGATGACGTAGAAGAAAGGGTGATGGGGCTTGATGCTGGTGCCGATGACTACATCGTCAAACCCTTTAACTCCGATGAATTTTTTGCCCGCATCCGGGTGCAATTGCGTCGCACCCACACCACCAGCGATGAAGTGTTGCAATTCGCCGATCTACGCTTTAACCGTAGCACCAGGGAAATTCAACGGGGCGATCGCCTGATTGATCTCACCGCCAAGGAGTTTGAACTTTTGGACTATCTCCTCTCCCATGCCCGCCAGGTGTTGACCAGGGAACAAATTTTGGAACGGGTCTGGGGCTACGATTTTATGGGAGATTCCAACATCATTGAAGTCTATATTCGTTACCTACGGTTGAAGTTGGAAGCGGCGGGGGAGCCCCGTTTGATCCAGACAGTGCGGGGGGTGGGCTATGTGCTGAGGGATTAGGAGTATGGAACTAATCATTTCCTGGCTACGGGTGTCTTGGCAGGTGTTGGCCATCAATGGCGATCGCATTGCCTGGAACACTTTTTTGGCTGTTATTCCCCTGATGCTCAGTGTTTGGTTATTCCGTTGCCCCGATCCCCAGTGCCAACGATGGCCCCGATCGCCGCTATGGTGGGTGATTTTTGCGGTATTTATCGCCTTTTTGCCCAATGCTCCCTACATTCTGACAGACATTATCCATTACTTCAGATTAGTACGACAGGGCATACCGACTAGCATCATGATTTTTACCGCTACGCCCCAATTTCTTCTCTTTTTAAATGTGGGTTGGCAATGCTACGTCATGTCCCTGCTCAATGCCGGTTATTACCTCCAGCAACGGCAATGGTCAGCCTGGATTTTACCCATGGAGTTAACGGCCCATCTGTTATCGGCGATCGGTATTTATCTAGGGCGATTTTTACGCTTAAACAGTTGGCATGTGGTCACCGATCCCAAGGATGTGGGTCATAATTTAGCCCAAAGCCTTTCCCATCAACGTCCCCTATTGGCCATTAGCGTCACCGTGGTGATTTTGACTGTTTTTTATTGGTTGACTAAACAGGTTAACCTCGGGTTAGTACTGCGATGGCAACAGGTTCGTCGTGGTGCCCCATAGGCCAACAAAGGTATTAATCCAATGGAATGGCAACAATTACTCTCCCGCAAGCGCCTCGGTAAACAACAGCTAGAGGAGCATCAGTTTGAGCGCACTTCTTTCCTGAAAGATTATGACCGCATTGTCTATTCCACCGCCTTCCGTCGCCTCAAAGATAAGACCCAGGTTTTTCCCCTGTCTAAAAACGCCGATGTCCGCACCCGCCTAATCCACAGTTTAGAAGTGTCCTGCGTGGGCCGTTCCCTGGGGCGCATGGTGGGGGATCAGATTATTAAGCGCCATCAACTCCAGGGGATCGAAGCGGCGGACTTTGGTGATATCCTTTCGGCGGCCTGTCTGGCCCACGACATTGGCAATCCTCCCTTTGGCCATGCGGGGGAAGATGCCATTCAAACCGCTTTTCAAAAATGGTATGCCCGCAAAAATCGCTCCGGTGCCCTTATTAATCCTTTGCAAAAAGCTGATTTTGACCGCTTTGAAGGCAATGCCCAGGGCTTTCGGATTTTAACTAAGCTTGGTTTACCCCATCGACCAGGGGGACTGCAACTAACCTGTGCTACCCTGGCCACCTTTGCCAAATATCCCCGGGAATCTTTTATTCCCCAACGTACCCTGGCCCGTCATCCCGGCAAAAGTCTGCAAAAATACGGTTTTTTCCAAGCTGAAAAGGCTCTATTCACCGAAGTAGCGGCAACCGTGGGGCTCATCCGGCGATCGCCAAAGGTGGCTTGGTGGTGTCGCCATCCCCTAACCTTCTTAATGGAGGCGGCGGACGATCTGTGTTACTCCATTGTTGATTTGGAAGATGGTTTTCACATGGGTTATCTTCCCTTTGAAGCGGTGCAAGATAAATTGCAAAGCATTGCTGACATTGAGCTAAACCAATACGAGGGCAGTCCAGCGGAAACCATCAAGCGACTACGGGCTAAAGCCATCAATCGACTGGTGAAGGAAGTGGCCCAGATTTTCCTAGACCACGAACCGGGTATTTTAGCGGGAAAATTTGACCAATCCTTAGTGGGACTAAGTCGTTTTTCCCCCCAACTGCAGGAAATTGAAACCATGACCACCAATGCGGTTTTTCACCATCCCAATGTGGTCAGAATTAAAATTGCTGGTTTTGAAGTCTTGGGGGATCTATTAACCGATTTTCTGACCGCCGTCCTGGAAAAACAGCCCCGTCCGAAGGGAAAATTACTCAAATTCATGTTGCCTCCAGAGCACCAAGTCGCTCCCGATGACGATAACTACAGCAAAATTCTGAAAGTAACTGATTACATTGCCGGTATGACGGATTTACAAGCCACTCTGCTGTATCAACAACTACGAGGCATTGCCCTCTAACGCTCCTATTTAGGTAGATTTTTCTTGGGAAAAAACGGGCATGGGGTT is a window of Synechocystis sp. PCC 7338 DNA encoding:
- a CDS encoding cation:proton antiporter — encoded protein: MDGLFAPIPSNPLMDFTILLLVTLILPPIFERLKLPGLVGLLFAGIVLGKSGLGVLDQDSESIKLFTDIGKIYLMFVAGLEIDMVDFRRTRNRSLLYGFLTFAIPLLTGLAVGQLFGYSLNASVLMGSLFASHTLLGYPIVQRLGIVRNQAVMVTIGATIFTDIAALLVLAICISIHSGSFSPTGLVVQLVAIAGYSALVLVGFDWAGKEYFRRTGDEQSNQFLFVLLAVFLASVGSELINVDKIVGAFLAGLAVNDVLGNGPVKEKVEFLGTTLFIPFFFIGIGLLLDLPAFMVTLTTLFPLVLAIVGGLIISKGVAAILAQLKLGYTWTEGLTMWSLSIPQVAATLAAAVAGYQAINASGDRLVSETVLNTIIVLMLITSIIGPLMTAKFATKIPLPNSLSNLEDDSALPGENGEITLVPPKASTFTVLVPTQNPQTLSYLLEMGALIARHENGVVIPLAIAKAPVHMDDPGLTRRLTRNEILLQQATELATTLKIDAHPALRIDDDVARAISHTAREKNADLIIMGWSQQSLGLRAKLFGSTIDSVFWSAHCPVAVMRLLSDPHSFHRILFPIKNLTPQTLELFQFTQRLAETNGAIVTLLHVCPYNTSPAQVQAFKGEMERFLNQCRATADYPIKVICHDDAAKVLVRVSHTFDLVVLRSFRRRSVGGVALGEVTDKILREITSSFVLFGDPYA
- a CDS encoding histidine phosphatase family protein, with product MTLNLYFLRHGETTSSQTGTFCGRLDIDLTSHGYQMAHQFAEAYKDVTWTAIFASPLHRTMATATPLSELINVPIQKRDGLKEIAYGEWEGKTPAEVNQQFHDDYVRWLADPGWNAPSGGEKGIDIARRSSEVLEEIEQTFSNGNVLVVSHKSTIRIMLCSLLGIDIGRFRDRIGMPVAAVSIITMSEHGPLIEVMGDRSHLNQDLRDRYGT
- a CDS encoding response regulator transcription factor, with protein sequence MSHRVLVVEEEEKLARFMELELKYEGYDVSVARDGLKGFNQAQEFPPDLIIVDAALAGMSGLELCRRLRQMGSRIPVILITAKDDVEERVMGLDAGADDYIVKPFNSDEFFARIRVQLRRTHTTSDEVLQFADLRFNRSTREIQRGDRLIDLTAKEFELLDYLLSHARQVLTREQILERVWGYDFMGDSNIIEVYIRYLRLKLEAAGEPRLIQTVRGVGYVLRD
- a CDS encoding DUF1361 domain-containing protein produces the protein MELIISWLRVSWQVLAINGDRIAWNTFLAVIPLMLSVWLFRCPDPQCQRWPRSPLWWVIFAVFIAFLPNAPYILTDIIHYFRLVRQGIPTSIMIFTATPQFLLFLNVGWQCYVMSLLNAGYYLQQRQWSAWILPMELTAHLLSAIGIYLGRFLRLNSWHVVTDPKDVGHNLAQSLSHQRPLLAISVTVVILTVFYWLTKQVNLGLVLRWQQVRRGAP
- a CDS encoding deoxyguanosinetriphosphate triphosphohydrolase — translated: MEWQQLLSRKRLGKQQLEEHQFERTSFLKDYDRIVYSTAFRRLKDKTQVFPLSKNADVRTRLIHSLEVSCVGRSLGRMVGDQIIKRHQLQGIEAADFGDILSAACLAHDIGNPPFGHAGEDAIQTAFQKWYARKNRSGALINPLQKADFDRFEGNAQGFRILTKLGLPHRPGGLQLTCATLATFAKYPRESFIPQRTLARHPGKSLQKYGFFQAEKALFTEVAATVGLIRRSPKVAWWCRHPLTFLMEAADDLCYSIVDLEDGFHMGYLPFEAVQDKLQSIADIELNQYEGSPAETIKRLRAKAINRLVKEVAQIFLDHEPGILAGKFDQSLVGLSRFSPQLQEIETMTTNAVFHHPNVVRIKIAGFEVLGDLLTDFLTAVLEKQPRPKGKLLKFMLPPEHQVAPDDDNYSKILKVTDYIAGMTDLQATLLYQQLRGIAL